One Streptomonospora salina genomic window, GAGCTCGACGACGAGGCGGCCACGCGCCGGCTGCAGGAGATCTACGCCGAACCGGTCAAGGAAGAGCTGATCGGGCGGCGCATCGAGGAGATCCGCGAGGCGGGCGTCGTCACCGCCGCCCGCCTCTCGCCCCAGCACACCGCCCAGTACCACAAGGCCGTCATCGACGCCGGGGTCGACCTGTTCGTCATCCGCGGCACCACGGTCTCCGCCGAGCACGTGTCGGGCCGGGCCGAACCGCTCAACCTCAAGCAGTTCATCTACGAGCTGGACGTGCCCGTGGTCGTGGGCGGCTGCGCTACCTACACCGCCGCCCTGCACCTGATGCGCACCGGCGCCGCGGGCGTACTGGTGGGCTTCGGCGGCGGTTCCGGTCACACCACCCGCTCCGTGCTGGGCGTGTCGGTCCCCATGGCCAGCGCGATCGGCGACGTCGCCGCGGCGCGGCGCGACTACCTCGACGAGTCCGGCGGCCGCTACGTGCACGTCATCGCCGACGGCGGCATGACCCGCAGCGGCGACATCGCCAAGGCGCTGGCCTGCGGGTCCGACGCCGTCATGATCGGTTCGCCGCTGGCGCGCGCCGCCGAGGCCCCCGGCGACGGATACCACTGGGGCA contains:
- a CDS encoding GuaB3 family IMP dehydrogenase-related protein, which codes for MEIGLGKNGRRAYELEEIGIVPARRTRDPGEVSITWQIDAYRFETPLMGSPMDSIASPRTVIEMGRQGAVGVLDLEGLWTRYESPEPLLEEIRELDDEAATRRLQEIYAEPVKEELIGRRIEEIREAGVVTAARLSPQHTAQYHKAVIDAGVDLFVIRGTTVSAEHVSGRAEPLNLKQFIYELDVPVVVGGCATYTAALHLMRTGAAGVLVGFGGGSGHTTRSVLGVSVPMASAIGDVAAARRDYLDESGGRYVHVIADGGMTRSGDIAKALACGSDAVMIGSPLARAAEAPGDGYHWGSEAHHGELPRGERLQVGTIGSLESILHGPSLTSDGSMNLTGALRRTMATAGYSDLKEFQRVEVVVDPN